One genomic region from Salvelinus fontinalis isolate EN_2023a chromosome 18, ASM2944872v1, whole genome shotgun sequence encodes:
- the pdcd2l gene encoding programmed cell death protein 2-like, translated as MAGVDEAVLIGLCDGAIDSKRYPMSYLTNKIGDQPDKLPVISWQHPRCGLCSAVMAHVVQVYCPLAASPYHRTLNVFACPGPQCSGQPESWRVLRSQCLESEVRTNPVVQPPGHAAVKEVPMTTTYWCDGTDDWGEEEDKQEGGDGWDKTQNQAHIGGEDSEIILLTGTSSELDVSGKLQGLRLEGGEKVLEEEGEVPGNIPTYRPFYISVVDETDLGGQSDLEHAETLLREYEQREGVGKIGSSEGGGGEERYEKDNPRHGDAVFSRFMKRISVCPEQVLRYSWHGSPLFLSDPSSDPPWIKPGCCHCGGIRVFEFQLMPALVSLLQRTDTGSRSAVEMGDVEMNTGLEFGTVMVFTCRNSCWSSGSTSPVEEVIYLQADPDQNLFK; from the coding sequence ATGGCTGGAGTTGACGAGGCAGTTCTCATCGGACTGTGTGATGGGGCAATCGATTCAAAGCGATATCCGATGTCTTACTTGACGAACAAAATTGGCGACCAACCGGACAAGCTTCCAGTGATATCATGGCAACATCCACGCTGTGGTCTATGCAGCGCGGTCATGGCCCATGTGGTGCAGGTGTACTGCCCCCTAGCGGCGTCTCCTTATCACCGCACCCTGAATGTGTTCGCCTGCCCCGGGCCACAGTGCAGCGGACAACCAGAGAGCTGGAGGGTTCTGCGTTCTCAGTGTCTGGAATCAGAGGTCAGAACCAACCCTGTTGTCCAACCTCCAGGCCACGCCGCAGTTAAAGAGGTTCCCATGACAACCACATACTGGTGTGATGGGACTGATGACTGGGGTGAGGAAGAGGACAAGCAGGAGGGGGGAGATGGATGGGACAAGACCCAGAACCAAGCTCATATTGGGGGAGAGGACTCTGAGATCATCTTACTCACCGGGACCTCCTCTGAGCTGGATGTGAGTGGCAAGCTTCAGGGTCTCCGTTTGGAAGGAGGAGAAAAGGTgttggaggaggaaggggaggtccCGGGTAACATCCCTACCTACAGACCTTTCTACATCAGTGTGGTGGATGAGACTGACCTGGGTGGTCAGTCAGACCTGGAGCACGCTGAGACTCTGCTGAGGGAGTacgagcagagagagggagtcgGGAAGATCGGGAGCtctgaggggggaggaggggaggagaggtacgAGAAGGACAACCCCAGACATGGAGACGCAGTGTTCTCTCGCTTCATGAAGAGGATCTCTGTGTGTCCGGAGCAGGTGTTACGGTACAGCTGGCACGGGTCTCCTCTCTTCTTGTCTGACCCCTCCTCGGACCCGCCTTGGATTAAACCCGGCTGTTGTCACTGTGGAGGAATCCGGGTGTTTGAGTTCCAGCTGATGCCTGCTCTGGTCAGCCTGCTACAGAGGACAGACACTGGGTCAAGGTCGGCGGTAGAGATGGGCGATGTAGAGATGAATACGGGGCTGGAGTTTGGTACTGTGATGGTGTTTACTTGTAGAAACAGCTGTTGGTCATCAGGTTCAACCTCGCCTGTGGAAGAGGTCATCTATCTACAAGCAGATCCAGACCAGAATCTCTTCAAATAA